The DNA region TATGACGAGACTCCGATTGTTTTATTTACCAGCCAGCTCGACACAGAACGGTTAATCCAAGCGAAACAAGAAGGCATTCAGGGTTATTTCCCTAAAGGCACGGCGATCGCCATAATTATTACGACGCTGGAGCAAGTGGTTGCCGGAGAAATTATTTGGTCACAACGACCTCGCATCAAAAATCAAAATATTTTAGCGAATATGCGGCGGCGAGGACTGAGCGATATTTATCGTACTCTTGATCATGTTGAAACGTATTTAAATAGAGAAGATATTGCCGCCCTCAATCGTATGGTGGGGGAAGGTCGCCGCCGAGAACTCAAAGCCGCGGCTTGGGTGGTGCGACAATTGTTACCGCAAACAACGCTTAGTATCCAACCGATTAATCCGCCAGAGCCACAACCGGAAGCACCCACTTCGACACAGATTGTTTCTCTCGAAAAACTGGGATTAGCGACGACGAATACCCAGTGGCAAATGCTGCTCGAAAAAACAAATCTAAAGCTAAATCTCAGTTTATTTAACGCGACAAAAAGTACTCTCGAAACGGATATTTTGTCCGTCGATAAACAGCGGGAACTGTACTACATTATCCTGCAACAACTGACCCAAATCCTCAATGACCCTCAATGGAACAAGCTAGATAAAGAGGCTTTCGAGAAACGGCAAAAACGAAGTCTCCGTAATATTTGGCGTTTTAGTACCCAAGAATTTATTAGTCGTTATGCTCCCGAAGAAGATAGCCAGTCTGATGAATTTATCGAACTGCTAAATCGTGGGGCGATCGCCATCCAAGAGACCACATTACGCGCTGTACCCTATAGCTTCGAACTCTTCCAATATTTACTACTCGGTAAACCCCTCACCATCGATAATGTTGAATATCGATTAGAGGCACAAGAAGCAATTGGGCGATCGCAGTTAATTCTAGAGAATTTAGTGATTCAAATCGGTAATGGTGTGATGCAATTTGTGTTGAATAGCTTTAGCGAGTCGGAAATTTTCAAACACAATTTGTACAATCGCAAAATTCGTTCTTCTCGGGAAATCGCCCGTTTCCGTAATGATCTATCGTGGCAGTATCGCCGCGAACAATACTGGTTTGAACCGAAGGATATCTTTGAAAGCCGCTATTCTCTACTGCATTTTTCGACAGCTGGTATTGACCGAGAGAAGATTTACGCACCGCGCCATGAAGATTTAGCCAATCTAGAAGGATTGGCATGGGCAGTAACCATGATTTTAGAATTACGCGATGCCCTTGCCCCGCGACTCCGTGCCATTGTTGCTTGGCTGGGAGAAATCGTCGTTTATGTACTCACAAACGTCATTGGCAGAGCATTGGGTTTAATTGCTCGCGGCATTTCTGATGGGGTAGGCAGCAGTTGGCAGAAATCAAAACGGCGATCGCTCACCCGCTAGAAACATCACTTCAGAAAATATGGAGCTGCAACCAATTCAACTTGAACAGTGGGCAACTGCATCATGGGTGCAGGCTTCATTTCACCGCGAAAATCCATAATCTGCACAAGCAGTAAATAGGCGATCGCCACGAGCAAGGATATAGCACCAGTAATAATCGCTGTCAATTTTCCGCGTTGCATAGACTTTAACTCTCTTCGATAATGCCCTATGATTGTAGATTGGATTGCTTATTATAGAAATTGTTAGGAGTTATTCCGTTATGTCCCGTAGATGCCAGCTTACCGGCAAGAAAGCCAATAACGCTATGGCCGTGTCTCACTCCCACCGCCGTACTAAAAAATTACAACAAGTTAATCTCCAGTGGAAACGTGTTTGGTGGCCTGAAGGGAACCGCTTTGTGCGCCTTCGTCTCTCCACTAAGGCGATTAAGACCCTTGAGAAGAAAGGTATCGATGCAATGGCTAAAGAAGCTGGCATCAACCTCAACAAAATTTAGATTTGTTTGCTTTGCGACTAAGTTGAAAAATTTAGACGAAACACGATACAGAACTATTTTGTTCAACCCTGACTCCTGCATTTTGCCGTAGGGGTCTTCTTTTTTTTGCATAGATTTAGGAGGCGATTGTTAAGCTTCTATCTAAAAAACGAAATTGAGCGAAGATGTCTGAATCTTTATACTGAGGATATAGGCCAAATGATCTTTCTTCGTTTTCGTTTCTATGTCGCAATTCAAATTCTTCAAATCTCCTTGGCTATGGGGACTAATCGGTCTTCTTTGTGTCTGCGGGGGACGAATGATATACCAGTTAGACGATAGAGAACAGCGTGAAGAGATAAGAGAATGGACTATAGGTTTACTTTTCCCTATTGTTGTTGGTGTTGGTGGCTATTGGCTAAATCAGCAGTCAGAAGAACGGGCTAATGCAGAGCAAGAGCAAGCACAAAGAGAAGCTAAAAAAGAAAGAGAATCTAGAGAAAAATTAGCAAAGCAGGAGAGAGAGGAACAAAGAGAACAAGCAGATCTCAAATATTACTTTGATAGAATTTCTACGCTTGTTGTGGAAAACAAATTGGCTCAGACGGAACAAGAAAGCGAGACATATCACATAGCCCGAGCCTTAACAGCAAATATCCTCAGAGAACTGAGTACAGAGCGTATGAATCAAGTAATGTTTTTTCTACGCTCTCTTAAATTGACAGGTTATGTGGAACACACTGATTCTGAAGAAGATATACAACTCGAAGCAACCACTTTATCTGTTCTTAAAGGTATCGAGCTAAATGATGCAGAATTAGAAAATTTGAATGCAGCAAGAGGTAATTTTGAGGGAGCAAATCTTCAGGGAGCAAATCTTCAGGGAGCAAATCTCACAAGAGCAAATCTCACAAGAGCCAAACTTGATAAAGCCAATCTCGAAAGAGCCAACCTCTGGTACACCAAACTATGTGATAGCTACCTCCGGGAAGCGAATCTTATAGGAGTAACGTTCTGGAAAACCAACCTCAATAGAGCCAGACTGGGACAAGCAAACCTCACGGGAGCAAACCTCACAAACAGCAACTTAGAAAGAGCTATTCTCATTGGAGCTAATCTCGAAAGGGCTAATCTCACAGAAACCAACTTGAAGGGAGCAAGCTTCGAAGGAGCCAATCTCACTGAAGCCAACCTCAACAAAACAAAACTTTCAGTTCACCTTTCAGAAAAGCAGCAGAAGCAATGCGCAGTTTATGACCCAATCATTATTCAAAATAACTAAATTTTGATTCGCCACAAAGCCGCTTTTCTATCCATCGCTTGAATAAAATCGTGTTTGCCATCCATACAGGCTTCGATATCAGTGGGATGGATTTTGGCAAGTTTTCGTTTGAGATTGCTGTAGGCTTGGGCTTCTTCAGGATGAGTTCTCATGTAGTCTCGGAATGCTAAATGTCGTCCAATTTCCGCTGACCCCATTTCAAAAATATGGATATGATGGGTGCGAATTTCCGCAGCATTATCTTTCCGAAAGTACCGTCGCCCCGCAATACCGAACTCTCCCATCGCTTCATAACCGAGATTTTCCATTGTCGAATTACAGAAATCAACTGCGGCGATCGTCTCCACTTCCCCTAGAAAATCAATAATCGGCTTGGCGTAAATACCGGGAATTGCAGTACTGCCAATGTGATGGAGAGCCTTGAGATTTTCGCCTAAAGCCTTGACTAAATATCGCGACTCTTGCTCAAATTCCTTCTTCCAACTGAGGTTATGAGCAACAACTTCGACCTTTCTCATCACACACCACAGATAGCTTCTTCAGGTTTAACCGACTCTATTTCAATTCTAAAGAGTGTCTGAAAAGAAGAATGCCAGTTCTCTTAAGATTGGGAGAGTTATTGAATGCGTGAAATCTTATGCGCGATCGCCTGTTACGAGTTTTTAGTCTCAGCCTCGGACTCATTACATTTGGGGTTTATGGTTGGGCGGTACTAATGCCCGATAACCATAGTCTGATAGTTGGCTTCCCATGGTTTTATCTTGTGCAAGGAGGATTTCTCTGCGGCGGCATCTGGGCGATCGCCAATATTTGGGGCAAACAAGACGACGAATCAAAAGGTTTGGTGTGGTTAGGTGGTGGCTTAGACTGGATCATTTTTTGCCTCATTGCCACGCTGAGTTTGTCGCTGTTGACTGCCCAATTTACTGAAATAGCAGTGTTGTATAGCGCCGTAGATATTGCCTATGTCGGTATTTTGTATGGGCTACATCACTTTTGGTTGAGACAACCGAAGAATGACGAACCACAATCATTACTCACTCATCCACTGTTGTTGGCACAGGGATTACTATGCATTGGGTTTAGTGTCTGGAGCTTAACGCTGTGGCTCAAAGATACCGTCTCACCAGAGCTATCACGCCTTGCTGATTTAAGAGCGTTAGGTATTGAGGCAAGCTATCGATTTTCTAGTGTCACCTTACGAAATTGGGCAACTTTTGGACATCCGAATTACGTAGCAGGATTTTTATTACTTGCTCTACCGCTGTTAATCAGTTTGGCGATCGCCGCAAAATCTTGGCAACGATGGCTTTGGATCGTGGGCTGCGGTATGAGTGTAGTCGCGTTTTATTCCACCAATTCGCGGGGAGGTTGGCTCGGATTATTCGTTGCTTTTGGCGTGATCGTCATTTTACTCCTCCGAAAAAGCTCATTACCACGTCGCTGGTTAAGTTTCAGCAGTGTAGCAGGATTTACTCTGCTGGTCATATGGGCAACCCAAAACGATCGACTACGGGGCACTTTCACAGGACTTTTCACCCTCGGACAACAGGGTGGTGAATTTGCATACCGTTGGATTACGGCCTATACAGGCTGGCAAATGGGTTGGGATCAACCGCTCGCAGGACAAGGTTTAGGTTCCACAGCTTTGCTATACCAAGAATTTCGTCCAGTTTGGGCTGGGCTAGAAGCAGAGATCTTATTTCAACTCCACAGTACTCCCGTACAAATTTGGGCAGAGCTGGGATTCACCGGCATTTTGACAATAGTTCTCGGTTTGTTTTTACTCACCAAAATGTGGTGGAAATTATTGCAACCTAACATTTGGGAGGCGATCGCCTCGGAAGACAAACTCTTGCTCTACGCCATCGGAGCAGCGGGAGCAGGCTATAGCGTAATGGCTCTGACAGATTATCAATTGGATGTCATTGCAATTACCGGATTTTTGTTGCTCTATATCTCTCTACTGACCAATCTGTACCATCGCTATGTCACGCCAGTACTATCGCTGAAACCCATTTTCCAACCGCTAGCCCTCAGCCTAATTGGTCTCACACTCGTAGGAATCCTGAGTTGGTCAATTCCGATGAATACAGCCTTTGCCTATTCCCATCAGGCCTTTCAATCGTTGCGACAGGAAAAGCTAGAAAATTTTGTCGATCAATTAACCACAGCTTATTCACTCGCACCTTGGCAACCATACTATGCCTATCAATTGGGGTGGTCACTGGGGGAAGTTGCACTCTGGGGTAATAATCCATCGGACATTAGTCAAACTCTCCGCGAAGAAGCCATTCTCTGGTTCCAACGGGCGATCGCCACATCACCAAACTACGAATTTGGGCAAAGCAGTTTAGGCTGGCTCACTCTAGTCGATACACCCACTGTGGCGACGGGTTATTTTAGTCGAGCGCTGGAGCTAATGCCCTACCACCGCTTAACGCTTGTCGGTCTGGGAGAGAGCTGGCTAAAACGCGGTGAACCAGAAAAAGCAATTGAGGCGATCGCTATTGAGTTTGTTCGTTTCCCAGCATTTGCAACTAGTCCACTATGGCTCGATCCCAAGTGGCAAGAATACTATCCAGCAATGTTGCGACGCACTGATGAAATTTTCACCGCATTACTCGACCAGACAGATAACAAAAATCAAGCCTTACAAACTTGGCTCCACCAAAATCGAGGTGCAATACGCTGGTATTACGGCAATGACTTAGGAGCAGCAGAGGATTTTCAGGCTAGTAACTTTTCCCTCGGCCAACTGTTGCTCGATCTCGATAATATCGACCCTGAAACTTGGCAGCAGGATTTAACTTCTGCACAGATTCAAGCCTTCGAATCGGCCATTAATAATAACGAAAAATGGGCCTTGGCGATCGCCGCGTGGTTATCTCCAGACGAAGCCGAATTTTATCTCAAAAAAGCTTTGCATTCTAACAATCAAACAGAAATATTGAATTATCTCCAAAGCAGCCTCAAGGACAAAAACACCCTGCGGGATTGGGTCAGAAACAAAGAGCCCCTCCGACCAAACCGTATTCGACGATTAGGATTCAACGTGATTTCTCGACATCTTGGCGGCAACCAACCCAGTGATTTTGGGGCATTTTATGACAATATTCCCGTCACCAACTTTTTTGGCAATCTGTTTACAAGCCTTCGTTATGCTCCCGAATTAGACCTTGCCTTATCCGAATATTGGCAACCTCTACTCGAATCATCTCCCGCACCAGAACTTGACTAAAAAACGTGAGTTCTGGATAAGGAAAGAAAAGGAGAAAGCCCATATCGTGGAAGTTGTAACGAATCCACGGCTTTCTCCCATGTCCAGTCTAGAGGCTCTGTTTTGCCATGTTGATGATTTCTGCCAAGTCTTTGAACCCTTATGGCATCAAGCGTTACTCGGCTCTGGCAAAAAATACCGTCGCCGTCAGAGAAGCCTCAGTCTGAGTGAGGTGATGACTATTCTCATTGCTTTCCATCAATCTCACTATCGAAATTTCAAGCATTTCTATCTCATCAAGGTGAAATGCGATTGGCAACAAGAGTTTCCTCTAGCTGTGAGCTATCAACGCTTTGTGACATGGATACCTTCGAGCTTGATTCCTCTCTGTACATATCTGCGACGATGCTTCGGACAATGCACTGGTATTAGCTTCATTGATGCCACCAGCATCAAGGTTTGCCATAATCGCCGTATCTCTCAACACCGTGTTTTTGAAGGTTGCGCGGCAAGGGGCAAGACTTCGGTGGGATGGTTCTTCGGCTTCAAACTACACCTGGTCATCAATGAGCGAGGAGAATTACTCAACGTCCAAGTGACGCCCGGAAATACCGATGACCGCCAACCTGTAGTGGAGTTATTGCAAGACTTATGGGGTAAAGTCTTTGCCGATAAAGGCTATGTCTCACAATCTTTAGCCCAGCATCTTCAAGAGGAACATGAGGTGACCCTAATGGCTAAACCTCGTCGAAATATGAAGCATCATTTGATGGTTTATCAAGATAAACTTTTTGCTCGTAAGCGGGCTTTGATTGAGACAGTTATTGACCAACTGAAGAACATCTCACAGATTGAACATTCCCGACATCGCAGTCCCACAAACTTTTGTGTGAACTTGCTGTGTGGGCTGATTGCTTACTGCCATCAACCCAAAAAACCTTCTTTACAGCTTGATTAGAGCTATCATTCCTTATCCAGAACTCACGTTAAAAACAAAAATTCCCCCTTGCGAACAAGAAGGAAATATACAGATAGAAAAGGGCTAAATTGCCCTATCGAAACTTTTGATTTTTTTATTTAAGACTTTGCGGCATGGGCAGCAGCACGCTCGGAAGTTTGTGTCCACTTAGACGTACAGAGAATACGACCACGATCACAACGATCTACATACTTACTCGCAATATCAGTCACTTCGAGCATCAAACCTTTATCAAGTTTAGTTGGTTCTAGACCCATATCGAGAAAACATTGGTTTTCAACGTAGAGATCATTTTCTGCATCTTCATTACGAGGGTTCTCTAGATACTGAATTTCTGCACCAGTGATCCCGTTAATAATTTCCGCCAATTCTTTAACGCGGTGGGTTTCCGTCATTTGGTTGAGGATTTTTACGCGCTCGCCCTTCGCTGGGGGATTTGTAATGGCAAGTTCCACACACTTAACCGTATCCTTGATGTGAATAAAGGCACGAGTTTGACCACCAGTACCATGCACTGTTAGGGGATAGCCCACCGCAGCTTGCATTAAGAAACGATTGAGCACGGTACCGTAGTCACCGTCATAATCAAAACGATTAGTTAAACGTTCATCCATACCGGTCTCAGGAGTGTTCGTTCCCCAAACAATTCCTTGGTGAAGATCAGTCACGCGGACCTTATCATTTTTGTTGTAATACGCGAAGAATAATTGATCCTGCGTTTTGGTCATGTGATAAATGCTACCGGGGTTTGCAGGGTGAAGAATCTGCTTTTCGATCACCTTACCTTCCTCTGTGACCACCTGAATATCGAGGTAGCCTTCAGGAATCTTCATGCCAGCAGTACCGTAACCATAAACACCCATAGTACCGAGGTGAACAATATGGATATCGAGGCCAGATTCAACGACAGCACAGAGAACATTATTTGTACCGTTGAGATTATTGTCGACGGTATAACGTTTATGTTTAGCGGATTTCATCGAATAGGGCGCAGCTCGTTGCTCTGC from [Leptolyngbya] sp. PCC 7376 includes:
- a CDS encoding GrpB family protein codes for the protein MRKVEVVAHNLSWKKEFEQESRYLVKALGENLKALHHIGSTAIPGIYAKPIIDFLGEVETIAAVDFCNSTMENLGYEAMGEFGIAGRRYFRKDNAAEIRTHHIHIFEMGSAEIGRHLAFRDYMRTHPEEAQAYSNLKRKLAKIHPTDIEACMDGKHDFIQAMDRKAALWRIKI
- a CDS encoding IS982 family transposase → MSSLEALFCHVDDFCQVFEPLWHQALLGSGKKYRRRQRSLSLSEVMTILIAFHQSHYRNFKHFYLIKVKCDWQQEFPLAVSYQRFVTWIPSSLIPLCTYLRRCFGQCTGISFIDATSIKVCHNRRISQHRVFEGCAARGKTSVGWFFGFKLHLVINERGELLNVQVTPGNTDDRQPVVELLQDLWGKVFADKGYVSQSLAQHLQEEHEVTLMAKPRRNMKHHLMVYQDKLFARKRALIETVIDQLKNISQIEHSRHRSPTNFCVNLLCGLIAYCHQPKKPSLQLD
- a CDS encoding NAD-dependent epimerase/dehydratase family protein; this translates as MKIIVLGGDGFCGWPTSLHLSQAGHDVVIVDNLSRRNIDNELEVDSLTPIRPMSVRLDAWKELTGKTIKFLNFDIAKEYDRLLNLLLEYEPDAIVHFAEQRAAPYSMKSAKHKRYTVDNNLNGTNNVLCAVVESGLDIHIVHLGTMGVYGYGTAGMKIPEGYLDIQVVTEEGKVIEKQILHPANPGSIYHMTKTQDQLFFAYYNKNDKVRVTDLHQGIVWGTNTPETGMDERLTNRFDYDGDYGTVLNRFLMQAAVGYPLTVHGTGGQTRAFIHIKDTVKCVELAITNPPAKGERVKILNQMTETHRVKELAEIINGITGAEIQYLENPRNEDAENDLYVENQCFLDMGLEPTKLDKGLMLEVTDIASKYVDRCDRGRILCTSKWTQTSERAAAHAAKS
- a CDS encoding DUF3685 domain-containing protein, whose protein sequence is MKLLLVDDDPIFRVGFCTALAQETDWAIAAEPFDNVLGQIQTPAADIVLCEPSWQSDENWLRYRELQRLYDETPIVLFTSQLDTERLIQAKQEGIQGYFPKGTAIAIIITTLEQVVAGEIIWSQRPRIKNQNILANMRRRGLSDIYRTLDHVETYLNREDIAALNRMVGEGRRRELKAAAWVVRQLLPQTTLSIQPINPPEPQPEAPTSTQIVSLEKLGLATTNTQWQMLLEKTNLKLNLSLFNATKSTLETDILSVDKQRELYYIILQQLTQILNDPQWNKLDKEAFEKRQKRSLRNIWRFSTQEFISRYAPEEDSQSDEFIELLNRGAIAIQETTLRAVPYSFELFQYLLLGKPLTIDNVEYRLEAQEAIGRSQLILENLVIQIGNGVMQFVLNSFSESEIFKHNLYNRKIRSSREIARFRNDLSWQYRREQYWFEPKDIFESRYSLLHFSTAGIDREKIYAPRHEDLANLEGLAWAVTMILELRDALAPRLRAIVAWLGEIVVYVLTNVIGRALGLIARGISDGVGSSWQKSKRRSLTR
- a CDS encoding pentapeptide repeat-containing protein; the encoded protein is MIYQLDDREQREEIREWTIGLLFPIVVGVGGYWLNQQSEERANAEQEQAQREAKKERESREKLAKQEREEQREQADLKYYFDRISTLVVENKLAQTEQESETYHIARALTANILRELSTERMNQVMFFLRSLKLTGYVEHTDSEEDIQLEATTLSVLKGIELNDAELENLNAARGNFEGANLQGANLQGANLTRANLTRAKLDKANLERANLWYTKLCDSYLREANLIGVTFWKTNLNRARLGQANLTGANLTNSNLERAILIGANLERANLTETNLKGASFEGANLTEANLNKTKLSVHLSEKQQKQCAVYDPIIIQNN
- a CDS encoding O-antigen ligase family protein; its protein translation is MRDRLLRVFSLSLGLITFGVYGWAVLMPDNHSLIVGFPWFYLVQGGFLCGGIWAIANIWGKQDDESKGLVWLGGGLDWIIFCLIATLSLSLLTAQFTEIAVLYSAVDIAYVGILYGLHHFWLRQPKNDEPQSLLTHPLLLAQGLLCIGFSVWSLTLWLKDTVSPELSRLADLRALGIEASYRFSSVTLRNWATFGHPNYVAGFLLLALPLLISLAIAAKSWQRWLWIVGCGMSVVAFYSTNSRGGWLGLFVAFGVIVILLLRKSSLPRRWLSFSSVAGFTLLVIWATQNDRLRGTFTGLFTLGQQGGEFAYRWITAYTGWQMGWDQPLAGQGLGSTALLYQEFRPVWAGLEAEILFQLHSTPVQIWAELGFTGILTIVLGLFLLTKMWWKLLQPNIWEAIASEDKLLLYAIGAAGAGYSVMALTDYQLDVIAITGFLLLYISLLTNLYHRYVTPVLSLKPIFQPLALSLIGLTLVGILSWSIPMNTAFAYSHQAFQSLRQEKLENFVDQLTTAYSLAPWQPYYAYQLGWSLGEVALWGNNPSDISQTLREEAILWFQRAIATSPNYEFGQSSLGWLTLVDTPTVATGYFSRALELMPYHRLTLVGLGESWLKRGEPEKAIEAIAIEFVRFPAFATSPLWLDPKWQEYYPAMLRRTDEIFTALLDQTDNKNQALQTWLHQNRGAIRWYYGNDLGAAEDFQASNFSLGQLLLDLDNIDPETWQQDLTSAQIQAFESAINNNEKWALAIAAWLSPDEAEFYLKKALHSNNQTEILNYLQSSLKDKNTLRDWVRNKEPLRPNRIRRLGFNVISRHLGGNQPSDFGAFYDNIPVTNFFGNLFTSLRYAPELDLALSEYWQPLLESSPAPELD
- the rpmB gene encoding 50S ribosomal protein L28; its protein translation is MSRRCQLTGKKANNAMAVSHSHRRTKKLQQVNLQWKRVWWPEGNRFVRLRLSTKAIKTLEKKGIDAMAKEAGINLNKI